A stretch of Faecalibacterium duncaniae DNA encodes these proteins:
- a CDS encoding virulence-associated E family protein yields the protein MLSKHSNGEIQRTIQNCITILQNDHVLADAIRLNLLSERIDIVKPVGWPRSGKTLNDTDMKYILRRMEKYGISSEKKIESAIRIVANENRYHPIRDYLNGLKWDGTERIAHVLHHFLGAAEDEYTCEAMKIFLLGAIKRVFQPGCKFETMLCLVGGQGAGKSTFFRLLAVKDEWFSDDLRRLDDDNVYRKLQGHWIIEMSEMIATANAKSIEEIKSFLSKQKETYKVPYETHPADRLRQCVFAGTTNRQDFLPRDRTGNRRFIPVPVDAELAEVHILDDEAESRAYIAQLWAEAMTIYNSGNYKLAFSPAMQETLQVHQQDFMQEDAQAGMIYAFLEDYTGDRVCSKQLYAEALGNTNIPAEWETRAICEIMNTGISRGDIQGWQAHKTAKRYPKYGVQKGWERVTSPETGAEDFSEITDVEAKQLGFPF from the coding sequence ATGCTGTCCAAACATTCCAATGGCGAAATCCAGCGGACAATCCAGAACTGCATCACGATTTTGCAGAACGACCATGTGCTTGCCGATGCCATTCGGCTGAATCTGTTGAGCGAGCGCATCGACATTGTGAAGCCCGTGGGTTGGCCCCGCTCCGGCAAGACCCTGAACGACACTGACATGAAGTATATCCTGCGCCGGATGGAGAAATACGGCATTTCCAGCGAGAAGAAAATTGAATCCGCTATCCGCATCGTTGCCAACGAGAACCGTTACCACCCCATCCGGGACTACCTGAACGGCCTGAAATGGGATGGAACAGAGCGGATAGCCCACGTCCTGCACCACTTCCTCGGTGCTGCGGAGGACGAGTACACTTGCGAAGCTATGAAAATCTTCCTGCTGGGAGCCATCAAACGGGTGTTCCAGCCGGGATGTAAATTTGAAACCATGCTCTGTCTGGTGGGCGGGCAAGGTGCGGGGAAGTCCACCTTTTTTCGACTGCTGGCAGTCAAGGATGAGTGGTTCTCGGATGACCTGCGGCGGCTGGACGATGACAACGTGTACCGCAAGCTGCAAGGTCACTGGATTATCGAAATGTCGGAGATGATTGCCACCGCCAATGCCAAGAGTATCGAGGAGATCAAAAGTTTTCTCAGTAAACAGAAGGAAACCTATAAAGTCCCCTACGAGACCCATCCTGCCGACCGTCTGCGCCAGTGTGTCTTTGCTGGCACGACCAACCGGCAGGATTTTTTGCCCCGTGACCGCACGGGTAATCGCCGCTTTATCCCCGTTCCGGTGGATGCGGAACTGGCCGAAGTCCACATTCTAGACGATGAAGCCGAATCCCGTGCCTATATCGCCCAGCTTTGGGCTGAAGCCATGACCATCTACAACAGCGGTAATTACAAGCTGGCGTTCAGCCCCGCCATGCAGGAAACGCTGCAAGTCCATCAGCAGGACTTCATGCAGGAGGATGCACAGGCTGGCATGATCTACGCCTTTCTGGAGGACTACACGGGTGACCGGGTGTGTTCCAAGCAGCTCTATGCGGAAGCGCTGGGCAACACGAACATCCCGGCAGAGTGGGAGACCCGCGCTATCTGTGAGATCATGAACACGGGAATTTCGCGCGGCGATATTCAAGGCTGGCAGGCGCACAAGACCGCCAAGCGTTACCCGAAGTACGGCGTTCAGAAAGGCTGGGAGCGCGTAACCAGCCCCGAAACCGGGGCTGAAGATTTCTCCGAAATAACGGATGTAGAAGCTAAGCAGCTGGGCTTTCCCTTCTGA
- a CDS encoding excisionase, with the protein MKEVRVCEAMKSPVETSSDGTVLHQQDGGTKSRQVPIWEKSNLTLEEAAAYSGIGINKLREITNEDKCKFVLWVGNKRLIKRRLFDCFIEQAYSI; encoded by the coding sequence ATGAAGGAAGTTCGCGTTTGCGAAGCAATGAAGTCCCCAGTGGAGACTTCAAGCGACGGAACGGTCTTGCATCAGCAAGATGGAGGGACCAAGTCCCGACAAGTTCCGATCTGGGAAAAGAGCAATCTGACGCTGGAAGAAGCTGCGGCTTATTCCGGCATTGGCATCAATAAACTGCGTGAGATCACCAACGAGGATAAGTGCAAATTTGTCCTTTGGGTGGGCAACAAGCGTTTGATCAAGCGCCGTCTGTTTGATTGCTTTATCGAGCAGGCGTATTCTATTTGA
- a CDS encoding site-specific integrase: MSEKRKDSKGRVLKDGESQRANGTYDYRYTDIHKKRRCIYAKSLTELRKKEEELWRDLADGIDYAAGEMTVADLVDRYMNLKRGLKPNSLRSYNTAVKRIHADPFGQKAIKTVKLSDAKGWFVFLHDSGFKQNTIGILQSVVRPAFEMAVEDDIIRKNPFKFKLSDVVPKDAYVRNALTREQQEKYLQFVQDYGGNYYDDIVILMGTGLRVSELYGLTRADIDFERHCIHVRRQLCRTAEKPYFVTPPKTKSGIRNVPMTDTVCAALRRVVKARASTKVEALVDGCSGFLFLDKSGMPKVAMHLENYMRGVQGKFEKAYSKPVPRITPHVLRHTFCTNVQQAGLDVKSLQYLMGHSNASVTLDVYTHSSFESVERAFEQIAGNL; encoded by the coding sequence ATGTCTGAAAAGCGCAAAGATAGCAAGGGCCGTGTTTTGAAGGATGGCGAAAGCCAGAGAGCAAACGGCACCTACGACTATCGTTATACCGATATCCACAAGAAACGGCGTTGTATTTACGCTAAATCCCTGACAGAGCTGCGGAAAAAAGAGGAAGAACTGTGGCGCGATCTGGCAGACGGCATCGACTACGCCGCCGGAGAGATGACGGTGGCTGATCTGGTTGACCGCTATATGAACCTGAAACGTGGGTTGAAACCCAATTCACTTCGGTCGTACAACACAGCGGTCAAGCGGATTCATGCGGACCCTTTCGGGCAAAAAGCCATCAAAACGGTAAAATTGTCCGATGCGAAAGGCTGGTTCGTGTTTCTGCATGACAGCGGTTTCAAGCAAAACACCATAGGAATCCTGCAAAGCGTTGTCAGACCGGCGTTTGAGATGGCGGTAGAGGATGACATCATCCGCAAGAATCCATTTAAGTTCAAGCTGTCGGACGTTGTGCCGAAGGACGCTTATGTGCGCAATGCCCTGACCAGAGAACAGCAGGAAAAATATCTGCAATTCGTTCAAGACTATGGCGGCAACTATTATGATGATATCGTCATTCTTATGGGAACCGGCTTGCGTGTGAGTGAGTTGTATGGCCTGACACGAGCAGATATCGACTTTGAACGGCACTGTATCCATGTCCGGCGGCAGCTTTGCCGGACGGCTGAAAAGCCTTACTTTGTCACACCGCCGAAAACAAAAAGCGGTATCCGCAATGTTCCCATGACAGATACCGTTTGTGCAGCGTTGCGGCGTGTAGTAAAAGCCAGAGCGTCCACGAAAGTGGAAGCGCTGGTGGATGGTTGCAGCGGATTCCTCTTTCTGGACAAGTCCGGAATGCCGAAGGTGGCAATGCACTTGGAAAACTATATGCGTGGCGTGCAGGGAAAGTTTGAGAAGGCGTACAGCAAACCTGTTCCGCGCATTACACCTCATGTGCTGCGACACACCTTCTGCACCAATGTCCAGCAGGCTGGACTGGATGTAAAAAGCTTGCAATACCTGATGGGACACTCCAATGCCAGTGTGACGCTGGATGTCTACACGCACAGCAGCTTTGAATCGGTTGAAAGGGCCTTTGAACAGATCGCCGGCAACCTGTGA
- a CDS encoding AAA family ATPase yields MNTAAFTAYREKVVSNCARVIVGKEDAAEKILVSFLCGGHVLLEDKPGTGKTMLLRAFARTVGGDFKRVQFTPDLLPSDLTGINFYNQKSGEFEFRPGPLFTNFVLADEINRATPRTQSALLEAMEERQITVDGVTSRLAEPFMVLATQNPLESFGTFPLPDAQMDRFFMRLSLGYMTREQELEVLSRPSAQTVLNELQAVVTPEETAYVRTAYREVKVSEEVKHYLMDIVEATRTQSGFVSGVSTRGALALYQAAQAYASLQGREYVIPEDIKGLAPAVLSHRISLGSSMNAEAAALRMRKLLAEITVPLESAE; encoded by the coding sequence ATGAACACTGCCGCTTTTACCGCCTACCGCGAAAAAGTTGTGTCCAACTGTGCCCGTGTCATTGTGGGCAAGGAGGATGCTGCCGAGAAAATTCTGGTCAGCTTCCTCTGCGGAGGCCATGTATTGCTGGAAGATAAGCCTGGCACCGGAAAAACCATGCTCCTGCGTGCATTTGCGCGCACGGTGGGCGGGGACTTCAAACGGGTGCAGTTCACGCCCGACCTGCTGCCCTCCGATCTGACCGGCATCAATTTCTACAACCAGAAGTCCGGTGAGTTCGAGTTCCGGCCCGGCCCGCTCTTCACCAACTTTGTGCTGGCGGACGAGATCAACCGCGCCACGCCCCGTACCCAGTCGGCCCTGCTGGAAGCCATGGAGGAAAGGCAGATTACCGTGGACGGCGTGACCAGCCGCCTGGCTGAGCCCTTTATGGTGCTGGCCACCCAGAATCCGCTGGAATCCTTTGGCACCTTCCCGTTGCCAGATGCCCAAATGGACCGTTTTTTCATGCGGCTGTCGCTGGGCTATATGACCCGGGAGCAGGAGCTGGAGGTGCTCTCCCGCCCCTCGGCCCAGACCGTGCTGAACGAGCTGCAGGCCGTCGTTACTCCCGAGGAGACCGCATACGTCCGCACGGCTTACCGGGAGGTCAAGGTCTCCGAGGAGGTCAAGCACTACCTTATGGACATCGTGGAAGCTACCCGTACACAGAGCGGCTTTGTCAGCGGTGTGTCTACCCGCGGTGCGCTGGCACTCTATCAGGCTGCGCAGGCGTATGCCTCCTTGCAGGGCAGGGAATACGTCATCCCCGAGGACATCAAAGGGCTGGCCCCGGCGGTGCTTTCTCACCGAATTTCTCTGGGCAGCAGCATGAACGCCGAAGCCGCCGCTCTGCGGATGCGCAAGCTGTTGGCCGAGATCACTGTGCCGCTGGAGAGTGCGGAATGA
- a CDS encoding DUF58 domain-containing protein, whose protein sequence is MSAVIFALLLVATALGLERYSTVHSLDDVQGRLEVEDHLVEAGEPAMIHLVVRNNGPRWKMFLAAKLHLNKEFLPCAEHHIAQDQTGWGHTVRFTTWLRPGQEADFSTALRLERRGRYVLEPMQVIGGDFLGLVEQSRTERGFHELIVPPRECALPELEEMLGGFLGELSVNRYIYEDPILTAGYRPYTSGDPMRSIAWKQSVRGQGLMVKKWDYTTEPRAVVLVHADTKDYDHPEPAELCYSMARTICRRLEEKAVSYRFAANAAFDLLLNAALSGEEWRKPLVTPQGYGPEHYRRVLEILGRATGQTSLSCARFCAEYYHPQEQVGCIVVTTEPEEAVRAAVRPLPGIPLLVLTPEMAAETAQTGEAGA, encoded by the coding sequence ATGAGCGCCGTCATCTTCGCGCTGCTATTGGTGGCCACAGCCCTTGGGCTGGAGCGTTACAGCACAGTCCACAGCCTGGACGATGTGCAGGGGCGGCTGGAAGTGGAGGATCACCTTGTGGAAGCCGGGGAGCCCGCCATGATCCACCTCGTTGTCCGGAATAACGGCCCCCGTTGGAAGATGTTCCTGGCGGCAAAGCTCCACCTGAACAAGGAGTTTCTTCCCTGCGCGGAGCACCACATTGCGCAGGATCAGACAGGTTGGGGCCACACGGTGCGGTTCACCACCTGGCTGCGCCCGGGGCAGGAGGCAGATTTCTCCACCGCCCTCAGGCTGGAACGCCGGGGCCGCTATGTGCTGGAACCGATGCAGGTCATCGGCGGCGACTTTCTGGGTCTTGTGGAACAGTCCCGCACCGAGCGGGGCTTCCACGAGCTCATTGTTCCACCCAGGGAGTGCGCTCTGCCGGAACTGGAAGAGATGCTGGGCGGTTTTCTGGGCGAGCTTTCGGTGAACCGCTATATCTACGAGGATCCTATTCTCACGGCGGGTTACCGCCCCTACACCAGCGGTGACCCCATGCGTTCCATCGCCTGGAAGCAGAGCGTCCGGGGGCAGGGGCTTATGGTCAAAAAGTGGGATTACACCACTGAGCCCCGGGCAGTGGTGCTAGTCCATGCGGATACCAAGGATTACGACCACCCGGAACCGGCGGAGCTCTGCTACTCCATGGCCCGCACAATCTGCCGGAGGCTGGAAGAAAAGGCGGTGTCCTACCGCTTTGCGGCAAACGCTGCCTTTGACCTGCTGCTCAATGCGGCTCTCTCCGGTGAGGAGTGGAGAAAACCGCTGGTAACCCCGCAGGGCTACGGCCCCGAACACTACCGCAGGGTGTTGGAAATTCTGGGCCGCGCCACCGGGCAGACCTCCCTTTCCTGCGCGCGGTTCTGCGCCGAATACTACCACCCGCAGGAGCAGGTCGGCTGCATCGTGGTGACAACGGAGCCGGAAGAAGCTGTGCGTGCTGCCGTGCGGCCCCTGCCTGGCATTCCGCTGCTGGTGCTCACTCCGGAAATGGCCGCAGAGACGGCCCAGACAGGGGAGGCGGGCGCATGA
- a CDS encoding peptidoglycan D,D-transpeptidase FtsI family protein translates to MSGKRVLALYGALLFCFAAVVCRLYWLCSDTDYGARAAAQSVVTLHLPARRGNFYDHRGQLLTGQTTRWMALCVPGEGSYARLFAYTDAAGQAALYQKRNAASPFLLEVDRDVSALGVSCWPAARRSSAAPLAVQLLGYLDGEGHGAAGLEAAFDELLTGSGAGDTLLCTVNAQGKLRAEPVLTPADSGAVGVQLTLSREIQQTAEAVANETMQSGCILVLDTANAKVRACVSRPGYDPENISASLNAPDSPLLERAFQCYAVGSVFKPVVAAAALEAGESGFVYTCPGWCAVDGRIFRCAGGIPHGEVDLAGALEKSCNGYFIRLGQALGADAVRAMAEQLGFGQAIPLTDALHTAAGVLPEREALASSGAYANFCFGQGELLASPLQVAAMMNTIACGGICRTPLLLETTLDETTGTPLTALSHVRSRRVLTKCTAAALQALLAGVVAGGTGHEAALPGQTAAGKTGTAQTGQFSGGTELKNYWFAGFVPAEQPRYTIVVLQDTQAEPAFSSAAIFARVAAGLEILAP, encoded by the coding sequence ATGTCCGGCAAACGGGTGCTGGCCCTGTATGGGGCCTTGCTGTTCTGCTTTGCGGCGGTGGTCTGCCGCCTGTACTGGCTCTGCTCCGACACGGACTACGGGGCCCGGGCGGCGGCGCAGAGCGTGGTCACCCTCCACCTGCCCGCCCGGCGGGGCAATTTTTATGATCACAGGGGCCAGCTCCTCACGGGGCAGACCACCCGCTGGATGGCCCTCTGCGTGCCCGGGGAGGGCAGCTATGCCCGCCTGTTCGCCTACACCGATGCCGCCGGGCAGGCGGCGCTCTACCAGAAGCGGAACGCCGCGTCCCCGTTCTTGCTGGAGGTGGACCGGGATGTTTCTGCGCTGGGCGTTTCCTGCTGGCCAGCGGCGCGGCGAAGCTCTGCCGCCCCGCTGGCAGTGCAGCTGCTGGGGTATCTCGATGGCGAGGGCCATGGTGCTGCCGGTCTGGAAGCCGCCTTTGACGAACTGCTCACCGGCAGCGGGGCAGGGGATACCCTGCTCTGCACCGTCAACGCCCAGGGAAAGCTGCGGGCCGAGCCCGTCCTCACCCCCGCCGACAGCGGGGCCGTGGGGGTGCAGCTGACCCTTTCCCGGGAGATCCAGCAGACCGCCGAGGCCGTGGCCAACGAGACGATGCAGAGCGGCTGTATCCTGGTGCTGGACACCGCCAACGCCAAGGTGCGGGCCTGCGTCAGCCGCCCCGGCTATGATCCGGAAAACATTTCGGCCAGCCTGAACGCCCCGGACAGCCCCCTGCTGGAACGGGCGTTCCAGTGCTATGCCGTGGGCTCGGTGTTCAAGCCGGTGGTGGCGGCAGCGGCGCTGGAGGCAGGGGAGAGCGGCTTTGTCTACACCTGCCCCGGCTGGTGCGCGGTGGATGGCCGGATCTTCCGCTGTGCGGGCGGCATTCCCCATGGTGAGGTGGATCTGGCCGGCGCGCTGGAAAAGAGCTGCAACGGCTACTTCATCCGGCTGGGGCAGGCGCTGGGGGCCGATGCTGTCCGCGCCATGGCAGAGCAGTTGGGCTTCGGGCAGGCGATCCCGCTCACCGATGCCCTGCACACGGCGGCGGGGGTCCTGCCAGAGCGGGAGGCTCTTGCGTCCAGCGGGGCCTACGCCAATTTCTGCTTTGGGCAGGGGGAGCTGCTGGCATCCCCCCTGCAGGTCGCCGCCATGATGAACACCATTGCCTGCGGGGGGATCTGCCGCACCCCGCTGCTGCTGGAGACTACTCTGGACGAGACCACCGGCACACCACTCACGGCGCTTTCCCATGTCCGGAGCAGGCGGGTGCTTACAAAGTGCACCGCCGCCGCCCTGCAGGCCCTGTTGGCGGGTGTAGTGGCCGGGGGCACCGGCCATGAGGCCGCCCTGCCCGGCCAGACCGCGGCAGGCAAGACCGGCACGGCCCAGACCGGCCAGTTTTCCGGCGGTACAGAGCTGAAAAATTACTGGTTTGCGGGTTTTGTCCCGGCAGAGCAGCCCCGCTATACCATCGTGGTGCTGCAGGACACGCAGGCCGAGCCTGCCTTTTCCAGCGCGGCCATCTTTGCCCGGGTGGCGGCAGGGCTGGAAA